A region of the Apium graveolens cultivar Ventura chromosome 6, ASM990537v1, whole genome shotgun sequence genome:
ACCaactaaaatatttataaatctcatattgatgtgtcaactagtagtttgacaactATTTCTTACTAGTGTCTAATCTCATATTGATGTgtcagtttttttaaaaaaatatttataaatgatctaACTCTACGAAtattaagatctatatatttaagtgTCATGACAAAATTGGTGTGTTATTTTCACGATCAACTAGTGgttgactagtacttcttactagtgtttaatctcatattaattttttattttttgaaaaatattcatgaatgatccaaccgtacagcTGTCAAGATTTAAATATTTTGgtaatatgataaaaattttgggaaaaaataaatgtatttgaatTACAATTTTAACTGTCAACCAGTAATTTAATCTTGCTTACTTTAACAAATAAGTTATAATTTAACTTAACCCCAAATTTCACTCCACGCTCTTATCGGTAGTTCTTATGACAAAATCACGATTccatttttttaattaaaatatcgAGTTGTTAACATAAATTATAAagtttaaattattattataattttttagtttatgataatttaattatataatttgtGTCCTAGAAATTAGAAAGAATTGTAATTTTAATAACAAcgtaaaaatattttataataatatgttttataaatttattacATCTTTAAactaaatatttaatattttgagaAACATATCCCACGAAACTAATAAATGAGATGTtagaataatttctgaaaatgtctataattttttattaaaaatattggTTGCAAATGTAGATGATATGTTAATATTGGAAAGCCCAATCTCTGTCCCATTACAAAGCTCATCTCTATACATCAAGCAGCAAACCCTAATTCATTTATATCTCCTCTTTCCCCTGTTCGGCATGACAGCCTCTTTCCACTCCATACTGCAACCCACTTCCCTTCTCTTTTTCTCTTTGATCGTCGTCGCGTCGCCTCGCCCAATTCAAACCCCCTTTTCGTACTCCTCCAATATCAAATGGTAAGATTTGTCATCTCACATATTCGTTTACCAATCTTTATtattatatgtatgtgtgtataattatatgtatatatatataattggcGATTGCAGGCCTCCAAATAAGAAAAAGTCTCTCATACCTCCTCCAAGCATGCCAAATCCGGATTCAACTCGCTCTTGCTTGAAAGCAAAACAAGAAGTTCCATAACTTGTGGAGGAGGGTCAATTTGCTCCTGGTTGCAGccataaattttttttaaaatagagTTGTATGTAGTTATCTGTATGCTGAAGGACTTGTACACAACTATAACTTTAACTGGCTTAGTTGTGTTTTTGACCGGAAAATGTTATGTTTCGTTTATTTTGATCGGAATTGACGATTTTTTATTGAAATGATGTTATTGTCAGTTCAGGATTTTAAAGTAGTTTTCAATTATTTCATGTATAGTAACGAGTTGGAAAATATTTATTTGAGCTTGTTATGGTTCCCCCAAGTTTGCCGGAACTCGGAATCTTACCGGTAGATGAAATTTCTTTTTAGTTTTTGGctagattttttttaaaacaaatgtTTGTTAATTCAACCGTGTAGTGGCAACGGATTTTATCGTTTCCATAGTGTTGCTAATGGAtttatcattgaaaatttgtcACTTAATTTAACAACGAATATTACGTTATTATAAGGTTGTTATTAGTAGCAACAAAATAATCGTTATTATAGGGTTGCTATTAGTACTAACGGAATAATTTGTCACTAAGTAGTACTAACGGAATAATCTGTCACTAAGTTGGTCGGGATATGGTCGTGGTCTCAAACAGGAATTCTGTTGTTAGTCTGTTATTATTCCGTTGTTAAATTTAGTAACGAAAACAAATTTATTGGCAGTGATTTCCCCACGACGTTTCCTCCAATGGAATATTTTAGTTGTTATTCCGTTGGTAGAGAGTTTTACCAACGAATGTCTATAACATAACAACGACATTTTATGTTGTTAAAACCGGATATTCTTGTAGTGAACGAAacaatttatttaaaataattaaataaataaataaattaaaataagtttAAGATTATTTTTCCAACAAAAGTTAAAGCAAAAAAATATTTTGGAACTTGTAAACCGGATAAACACATGAGTAATGCTATGTAACCCAAAACTCGTACCAAAATAGTTACAAAGTGACGTGACATGACACGTGTTTAAATATAATTTGTAGGTACATATGAATGCACGCGGGGTCCTATATTATTATTAGGAAAGTTATCATTTATAAAGTATTTGGAAACAATTTTTGTAATAATATTTGGGGTCTCTAGCATTTTTCATACATGATATAATGAATCTGATGAATGGGGGTTGAAAACGAGGACATATTTGTGACCAAACAATTTACGATCAATTTTTTTTCCGATAACATGACTTGATTTTACATCATGATAAGTGGGGTCAATAATAAGTAATTCAGATTTTATAAACAATCAATAATGTCAGTTGTTTGGGTTCCTTCATCTAATTGTAAAGCGATGGGGACCATTTGTGACCattttttccgagtatttaataCCTTTTTCTCCTAGTATGATCGGAGTTTCTAGTTTCATGTGATCAGCACGAATCGACAAAGAGACATATGGACCTAAATATTGTTATAAAAATTGTTCACAAATATTTTGTAAGTGGTAATTTTTCTAATAATAATATGGGACCCCACGTACATTCATATATATCCACAAATTATATTTAAACACGTGTCCTGTCACGTCACTTTATAACTATTTTGGTACGAGTTTTGGATTACGTAGCATTACTCGTCATGTATACTATCACAAACAATGGATATATTTCAACCACCTTATAAAAGAGTATAAATTGTTTGTAAGAATAGCGAGACATATGGTACATAAATAGCTTATAAACAAGTTCAGGCCATATCTAAAAATaaaatcatatgaaaaaattaaataatttcgTCAGCTTAATTAATTAGTACAAACTAAGCGCCAATTAAGCAATTAACCTAAGGGGACTCCATATTTAAAACTTCAAACAGTGTGATATAACTCTTTGATTCCTTGAACATCGTCCCCGTGCAAATCTTTGGTCATTCCATCTGAAACCGAAGGGTACATAATTGCACCTTCAACTGAGCTATGTTCGAGTCCTAAAAGGTGCCCTATTTCATGCAGTGCAACCGTCTCCATGTCTATATGTCCTTCCATTGGCCCAATTGACCATGGCTCATCTGCATCTAGATGCAAACTTCCTCTGGTTGGTGGCGAAGCATGCCCCAAAACTCCGTAAGGTCCATCAAAAGGAAATCCATCACCATGATCACGGCTGTGAAAACCAATAGTGATGTCAGCTGTAGTATTACATAATGCTGATATGTTATTCTCAATTCGAGTAAATGTAAAATGTGTAGCAGAAGCCCATTTCTCAAAAGCTCGTGATATCGCGGTGGCGGCTTCTGCAGGAGTGTTGTTTTCAAATACAAAAGTAAGATTGGTTTTAGAGGCTGGCCATTTTGGTGAACCACTAAAGAATTTGTAATGAGAGACTGTACGATGATGGTGGTGGTGCGTTCTTTTACGTGCTGCTCGCATACGGCTGTGACCATTAATGATATCAGAGACGCCACATCGAGGCAACATCATGCTTGCCACAGTTTTAGCATCCAAGATTCCTGTGGCCTTGAGGTGATAATTGAGTTGGTAGGTTCTAATTGCAGACTCAAGTGCATCATCGAAAATATGGTCATTGTTAATATTGTCTTCAGACTCGAGACTTTGAACGTTTGGATTATGAATGTTGGAGTTAATGTAACCAAATTTAGAGAGATATTGCTTGAGCTGATTGAGGCCTTGTGGTTTATCACCCTTTTGAGAACCTTGCAAATTCTTAAGAAACTCGAAAGGTGAAGGATGCGCATCAGAAAGAAGAGCAAAGAGTAATATGCAggaaaataaatattgaaatgaAGCAAGCGCCATTACTAGAATAATCAGATGATTAGATAGATAGAAAGATTAGGGTAGGATGGAGAGAGTTGAGGTATACCATTTGTTGCAAGTGTTTACTCTATTTATACTACTTGAGATCTCTAATTCCAAACATACTAATAATACCATCGCTTTCCTTGTGTTTTCCTTGTGCATTATAGAAAACTTATATGACCAAAGCTAGAAAACATAGTTTATAAAGTATAACTCAATACCACACATGAATATTTGTCTGCATAATTGACTTAGATTTGCGCATGAGGTTTTCACTACTGAGCGTCAAGGTTGTACATTTTCACCTTACTATTATATAAGGAATTACAtgcataattttttaaaatattatatactccctccgtcccaatttatctctTGTTTGACTTTTTGCGATCAAATTGACCGAACTTTGACCAAAAATTTCACATAGTACGTTatcgaaaatatttataaaaattatatcattagaaagtatgtttaatctactttaatatgtatttttcagtttttcaaaataatgaaaaaataatttttttatttacggtcaaagttagtcaatttgaccatcaaaagtcaaacaagacagataaattgggacggagggagtatcatATATATTGTATATTGTATATCTTAATCtcattattaattttataattgtTAAAAGTTTTATTTATATATCAATTCTACATTATATTAAAACAAAATACATTAAAACAAAATACAGCGCACATCATTCTAAATTATGTGTCAACCTCTTCTTTAAGCACTTACATCATCAAATCTTAATCTTATGTGTCAAACTCTTATTAATTTTGGCTATATCATTTTCAACTAACAATTCTCTTCTCATTTAATTTACCTTCAATTTTTCTCTCTCTTTCATTTATTATCTCCATTAATTCTCTCTCTTATCCATTTCTCATATTTTCTTACCCATTTTTCATTCTCTTTCTTTCTCATTTTtatattcttaaattaataatttttaatagtttcattttcttcactaattttattttattcaaaattaattttagttacACAAATATcaattattatattttttgtaTTTAATAAAAAGTTGATAATTAATATTTATACTTTGGGTAATGTCATTTTTtaagtttttatatttatattttattctatTCCCATTAGTATGTAATAAAAATATtgtattaatatatattattcaaattaagctatttcaaaataattttttaaaaaataattataatataatcGAGTATCGGTCCGGGAACTAATCTAGAACTTTATTAATGACGCTCGTgcatatataataaatatatataattactaaCACATTTTCTTTCTATTTGAAAAAAAGGACCATTTATATATCAAATGTTTTAAGGGTGAAAAGCAAGTTCCTTTAAGAACGAAGACTTTAATCAGTAGTACTGCAGATTCTCGCACGGCGTTACGTTAAAGAGGGAcagattaattaatattataagtTTATGTACAAAGTGCAACAATTTTTTTGACCGTCGTGGTAAACGTTTAGTTGATGAACACTGCCATTATTTCACACTGTGTCAGACTGACTTAAGAAAGCAAGAGAGGCAACTAtgtaatatttttattattaaaattgtcAAAGATTGAGAGCCGGCTGCCAAATGTTTTTGTTTTTGTAATTTAGGACAGTAATTCGGGAAGGTCGGCGTCAAGCCATCGTCGATTTTAAAAACTAAATATTATAATAGAAAATTTAAAAAACTTTCTTCTCATTAAACATTTTTATTCTAATAAATCGCTCTCTCACTATTCACAAATtcaatattataaaattatattattaattagtCAACAATCAATATAATATTTTTCccatttaataatataaaattttgagaaaattaCAAAATTGATTGAAACGACATGAGTGACGTCACATCACCGTACTCATAATCTCTTTTACATAGATATAATATAAcgatataataattttaaaaattattgaGATTATGTATTTATAGATACTTGTCTTTCTAATATTTCATACGctaaaaattaaaagaacaattttagaaaaatataatttagtaAGTTGATTTTAGGTAAAAGAGAAGAAATGACATTAAAAAGGAAATTTAGGAGAAAATCAGGATGGTAAGTGGATTTAAAGAGAAACTAAAAATTCTAGGATAAAATCATGATGATAAGTTGATTTCAAAAACGTTAATGGAAGATATTATAGAAATTTAAGGAAATATTACGAAAGATgataaatatttatgaatatttgttgtgacaccctcaatctcggggttagaaaatgaggacccacacacaaTTAAACTAAGAATACATAAGCATAAACCTCAATTAACTAATAACAGGATCAAACAGAATTAaatttgagacaagattacaactaccaaccagataatatatattacaacccaaaatcatattttatttacacaatcgattccgacttggaaccaACAAATagcccattgtatctttacaaactttccgactaagcgcttgctcacacacaacctgtactacctgctctgacATCTAGAAGcctacaacacggtagggaccaccaggtacgctcttacgagcagtgcgcctaagtctgaccatcttcttgcttaactgtcatggttagaacAGAGCAAAATATATCAGTATAAACCTCAGTAAGTAACTAAATGACAGTTTTATAATGCAATAATCAATATCTATCCATAATTACCTTTAAGGCATTCTCTTTTAAaactctaggtggcagatttatgtctttgggctatgaaagggttatgaagaaaggtttggcctttcaggaatcaaggctcaagatagggtgaacgctgacattcatcacaaatcattaaaaaatctcaaggatctttcaaatggaaagcgagaTTATATTCATCTTTGGGAATCAATTGcatgattgataacaatatcagaataagaatcagggttcacaagttgtatgctaatcaatatcacaatcaactcattttaaaacattataagccatttcattttcaaagaagcaatttgctaaagcaatgtattcaatatcttttataaagtgacagggaacccttgattggactactttaactttcataaataataatacgtgtgatcagcccgtaccgatctccatctggtcgttaaggtacctaggacataatttcagccttaaattggactaactccgctagtctcttatatgactggactagtcacactagtctcttacgtctcaatccaatccacGAGGAATTCATTgggaaaaccttgtgttggacagaaaggttttactaaattcattttatcattgccaagaatatgaaatcattcggattCTTTCAAATCAAAAATTATTATTAAGTTCAATTTTAGGGATTCAAAGAAATCAATTGGATCAAGGCAATCAAATGCCAATGCTATGGTCAAGATCAAATGACAATCAAAGATCGTAAGTTAGGGAATCAGATCAGTCGTAGAGATCATTACGGAATAAGGTATACAAAGGAAAGATATAGGTTAATCAAAACAATGCGCAAAGGAATTCAAAAGGGTTCTTATATAGTTAACAAGAATTCAAGATATCCAAATGAATCAGTAGGTAATCAAGGTATCAATCAACAGGTTTATAGtaaaggtttgaacaataatcatatcaagtCGTTACAAGAACACTATCAAGGTGTTTCAAGGAAACAATAACGGGTATGGTACAAGAATCAAAATCAAGGTTCaaaaatcaataacaggttatcacaAGTGTTATAAAAGATCAATAttctatcatggcatcaacaaTATCATTTCAATACATAACTTATACaagtaggcagagttacttgcctgaattcgctttcctattttataagggttgaactactgccacctagtacactTTTCTCTTTCCTAACCTGAATGccttcacgctccgaatctaaAGTCCAACATGTAAAAAAAATGGGTACTGGATAGTATCAGTTCTCCAGGGTTAGTTTAGCATCATTGTAAATCATCATTGTAAATCATATGCAAATTACCCATTTATCAACATACATATTCATCATCTGCACACCccaaaaatatataaatataaaaaattaattgcaaaaaaactaaataaaatcGAATATGAATGAACAAAAAACGCGGTCAGATACACTGGTAAAGAATCATTGTTTCACATCAAAATTAATTAAGGAATTGACAGACTAATGAATTATCTCGCTATTTCGTATTTTCATGAACCTTAACCCTACTAAAAACCCGAAATAAAATTCTAATTACATCGAAATTATGAATCTTGTAGGAGAAACGTGGGTGAAATCGATGAAAATAAGATGGAATCGGGTTGTAGCAGTGTAATCGTCATCAAATCGCCTATTAATCATTACATAATTGTGTTTAAAATGAATAAGTGTATAACGGGTTCGTTTTCGGGTTTTAACTAATCTCAGACCTTCCGCGAATATTAAGGGCGGAAGCATTTTaaggatattttaatttttaccTGTGAACAGCTATTATGCGCGGAAACACTATTGTTCCGCGAATATTATGCACGAAAcatgatatttttttaaaaaaatccggGT
Encoded here:
- the LOC141668345 gene encoding metalloendoproteinase 5-MMP-like; the encoded protein is MALASFQYLFSCILLFALLSDAHPSPFEFLKNLQGSQKGDKPQGLNQLKQYLSKFGYINSNIHNPNVQSLESEDNINNDHIFDDALESAIRTYQLNYHLKATGILDAKTVASMMLPRCGVSDIINGHSRMRAARKRTHHHHHRTVSHYKFFSGSPKWPASKTNLTFVFENNTPAEAATAISRAFEKWASATHFTFTRIENNISALCNTTADITIGFHSRDHGDGFPFDGPYGVLGHASPPTRGSLHLDADEPWSIGPMEGHIDMETVALHEIGHLLGLEHSSVEGAIMYPSVSDGMTKDLHGDDVQGIKELYHTV